TCAGCACCATGTGTCCGGTCAGTGAAGCACGAATTCCGATCTCAGCAGTCTCGCGGTCGCGAATTTCCCCCACCATGATGACGTCCGGATCCTGACGCAGTATGTGGCGCAATGCCGTCGCAAAGGTCAGCCCGATTTCCGGTTTAATCTGGGTCTGATTCACTCCTTCCACCTCATATTCGATGGGATCTTCCACGGTAATGATGCGACGTTCCGGGGTATTGATCTGGCGAAGGAAAGCATTGAGCGTGGTGGATTTTCCCGATCCGGTCGGCCCAGTCACCAGCACGATGCCGTGCGGTCGCGAAAGCACACGCGATACCTTCTCCTGATCGTCTTCCAACAGCCCAATCTCGGTCAGCGTGAGCGGTTGCTGGCGCTGATTCAGCAAGCGCAGGCTCACGCTCTCGCCATACATGGTCGGAAACGTCGAAATGCGGATGTCGAGGTCATGACCACCGGCATGGTAATTGATGCGTCCATCCTGCGGACGTCGTTTTTCCGAAATGTTCAGCCGCGCCATGATTTTGATGCGCGAGATGATCGCACCCTTGATGCGCACAAGATTTTCCGGAACCGTCACAAACACCAATTCTCCATCAATGCGGTAGCGAATCTGAAGGTTGTCGCGGCCCGGCTCAAAATGAATGTCCGTTGCGCGGTCACGTACCGCCTGCTCGATGATGTCGTTGATGAAGCGGATCACAGCCGCATTCTGATCTTCATCGTCTTCTTCACTGGGATCAAATTCGCCAAAGTCGTCAAAGCCCCCTTCCTGAAGACTGCCCGACCCCACTCCGAAACGCTGCTGAATCATGCGGCTGATGGCAGACGGTTCGCCTAAATACCATCGAACACGCAGCTGGCTGACCGCATGGATCCACTTTGCCATCCGGTAGTCAGGCAACCACCCGACCACCACTGCAATCTCGTGCATCTCCAGGGTTTCCGGGGGCACAATTGGCAACAACTGGTATTCATTGATCAGGCGAAAGGGAAGGCATTCTGTCGGGTTTTCAAGCACTTCAAAGCGTTCAAGCAATTCGATTCCGGATTGCTCGGCGAGTTGGCGAAGCGCAACATCGGAAGTCACATTCCGCGCCTCTGCAAGCCATGCCAAACGGTCAGCCCGGGGAAGGCTGTTCAGCTGCAGGGATTCTTCTTCTGACAGGGAAACCATGGTCATGTCTAACGGGTCTGAGGTTTTGGAGGGTTATTGCTCTGCGCCTGTTTTTCCTGCGCATCCTGCTGGTCCAGGCGCGCCTGCTCACGCCGTAGCTTCTCCATGAGTTGTGTGGGCTTGGGCAGTGATGGAGGTGGCGATGGATAAGTCGTTGGAGCCTTGGGCGCGACGGGATTGAACATGGGTGCAATCACACGATTTCCCCCGCTCCGCTTCATTTCCTTGAGTACCAACATCTCACGCTTTCCATTTTCAGTAAGGATGACTCCCTGCTTCTGCGGATCCCATGACTCCACCTGAATGCCTTCAATGCGTTCTCCGATTCCGACCCAGTAGGGCTTGGAATTGCGCTGATCGCGTATGCTGAACTTGACTTCCGAACCGTCGTCAAAATACCCCGAAAACTCAAATCGCTCGTTCAAACTACCCTGAGTGGCAACCGGTACCGACGTGTCGCGCGATGCGCCCCGATCCACCGTTTTGAATGGTGGATTCAACACCAGACTCTCCTCCTGCCCATTGAGGTTCATGGATGCGATTATCGCTAGTGCAAACGCCCCGAGAACTGCCTGCTGCAGCCCACGATTCACAGCCATGCACAATCTCGCGGCCAAGGCCTGTACCCGTGAAATAATCATCACTCTTCCTTGTTCGGGATGCGCAGATTCTCCAGATAACCATCGATCCGGGACTGCTGAACATTGTCACGAATGATCTCGCGACTCAGTTGATTCGCTTGCTCGGTAGTGTAGATCACTTGCGGACGAATGAAAATCACAAGGTCCAGGCGGGTATTCTCCCGCCGCTTCGATGAAAAAATCCAGTCACCCAACAACGGAATCTGCCCCAACAGAAACATCCGACCCTCAATCAGGCGTTCCCGTACCTCCTGCAGTCCACCCAGCACAATGACATCACCATCGCCAACGCTCACATACGAGGTCGCGGAACGGGAACCGATGATTGGCTGTTCGTTCCCATCGATCAACGTGGTTCCATTGACCGTGCCAATAGTCTGTTCAATCTCCAACTGCACCACACCATTGGAACCGATCAGCGGGGTGACATTGAGTTCGATACCAATGTCTTCCAGTTTGACTTCGCTTCGAATGCTCGAACCCGTCGTATCTGTGCTGGA
Above is a window of Puniceicoccaceae bacterium DNA encoding:
- a CDS encoding GspE/PulE family protein, producing the protein MTMVSLSEEESLQLNSLPRADRLAWLAEARNVTSDVALRQLAEQSGIELLERFEVLENPTECLPFRLINEYQLLPIVPPETLEMHEIAVVVGWLPDYRMAKWIHAVSQLRVRWYLGEPSAISRMIQQRFGVGSGSLQEGGFDDFGEFDPSEEDDEDQNAAVIRFINDIIEQAVRDRATDIHFEPGRDNLQIRYRIDGELVFVTVPENLVRIKGAIISRIKIMARLNISEKRRPQDGRINYHAGGHDLDIRISTFPTMYGESVSLRLLNQRQQPLTLTEIGLLEDDQEKVSRVLSRPHGIVLVTGPTGSGKSTTLNAFLRQINTPERRIITVEDPIEYEVEGVNQTQIKPEIGLTFATALRHILRQDPDVIMVGEIRDRETAEIGIRASLTGHMVLSTIHTNDAAGAMTRLIDMEIEPFLIASAVEQVLAQRLVRRLDPAMAVPAVIDEAYLQTCLRTLGIPASELRHKDLIREPQRSGGAMHNFGYFGRIGIFEVMTNNDALHELIVRKSTAREMREVAMHQGMRTLQACGWEQVKRGRTSLSEIMKFAEIGSEQ